A stretch of the Rodentibacter haemolyticus genome encodes the following:
- the srmB gene encoding ATP-dependent RNA helicase SrmB has protein sequence MNLSRFEQFDLSPELLKALDKKGYSRPTAIQLEAIPAAMEERDVLGSAPTGTGKTAAFLLPALQHLLDTPRRKPGPPRILVLTPTRELAMQVAEQAEELAQFTHLKIATITGGVAYQNHGEVFNTNQDLVVATPGRLLQYIQEENFDCRSVEILIFDEADRMLQMGFGQDAEKIAAETRWRKQTLLFSATLEGELLIDFTERLLNDPVKVVAEPSRRERKKINQWYYHADSKEHKIKLLARFIETEEISRGIVFVRRREEARELSETLRKRGIRSTYLEGEMAQTQRNNAIDKLKSGVVAVLVATDVAARGIDIDDVTHVMNFDLPYSADTYLHRIGRTARAGKKGTAVSFVEAHDYKLLGKIKRYTEEILKSRILEGLEPRTKPPKDGEVKSVSKKQKARIKEKREERKKTDMKKKVKLRHKETKNIGKRRKPSSGQGS, from the coding sequence ATGAATTTATCCCGATTTGAACAATTCGATCTTTCCCCCGAACTTCTCAAAGCCCTAGATAAAAAAGGTTATTCCCGCCCGACAGCGATCCAACTTGAAGCTATTCCGGCTGCGATGGAAGAGCGTGATGTGCTGGGCTCTGCACCAACCGGCACGGGGAAAACCGCTGCGTTTTTATTGCCGGCATTACAACATTTGTTGGATACTCCCCGCCGTAAACCCGGGCCACCGCGTATTTTGGTGCTGACACCAACGCGTGAATTGGCAATGCAAGTGGCGGAACAGGCGGAAGAATTAGCGCAATTTACGCATTTGAAAATTGCAACGATTACCGGTGGTGTGGCGTATCAGAATCACGGTGAAGTGTTCAATACCAATCAAGATCTTGTGGTAGCAACGCCGGGACGGTTGTTGCAATATATTCAAGAGGAAAATTTTGATTGTCGTTCGGTGGAAATTTTGATCTTTGACGAAGCGGACAGAATGTTACAAATGGGCTTTGGACAAGATGCGGAAAAAATTGCGGCGGAAACCCGTTGGCGCAAACAAACCTTGCTTTTCTCTGCCACCCTTGAAGGAGAATTATTGATCGATTTTACGGAACGCTTGTTGAATGATCCGGTAAAAGTGGTGGCTGAACCAAGCCGCCGTGAACGTAAAAAAATCAATCAATGGTATTACCACGCAGATAGTAAAGAACACAAAATCAAATTGCTTGCCCGTTTTATCGAGACGGAAGAAATAAGCCGAGGGATTGTCTTTGTTCGCCGTCGTGAAGAGGCTCGAGAGTTGTCCGAAACGTTGCGTAAACGCGGGATTCGTTCCACTTATTTGGAAGGTGAAATGGCGCAAACTCAGCGCAATAACGCCATTGATAAACTTAAATCAGGCGTTGTAGCGGTGTTGGTGGCAACGGATGTGGCAGCACGGGGCATTGATATTGATGATGTTACCCACGTGATGAATTTTGACCTTCCATACAGTGCTGATACTTATTTGCACCGTATCGGACGCACGGCACGTGCCGGCAAAAAAGGCACGGCAGTCTCTTTTGTGGAAGCGCACGATTATAAATTACTCGGCAAAATTAAACGTTATACGGAAGAAATTTTAAAATCCCGTATTTTAGAGGGATTAGAACCTCGCACTAAGCCACCCAAAGACGGTGAAGTAAAATCCGTCAGCAAAAAACAAAAAGCGCGAATTAAAGAAAAACGGGAAGAAAGGAAAAAAACCGATATGAAGAAAAAGGTAAAATTACGTCATAAAGAGACAAAAAATATCGGAAAACGCCGTAAGCCGAGTTCTGGGCAGGGAAGTTAG
- the rpsT gene encoding 30S ribosomal protein S20, with product MANIKSAKKRAIQSEKRRQHNASQRSMMRTYIKKVYAQVAAGEKAAAEAAFVEMQKVVDRMASKGLIHANKAANHKSKLAAQIKKLA from the coding sequence TTGGCTAATATCAAGTCAGCAAAAAAACGCGCGATCCAATCTGAAAAACGTCGCCAACACAACGCAAGCCAACGCTCTATGATGCGTACTTACATCAAAAAAGTCTATGCTCAAGTAGCGGCAGGTGAAAAAGCAGCAGCCGAAGCAGCATTCGTTGAAATGCAAAAAGTTGTTGACCGTATGGCATCTAAAGGCTTAATCCACGCCAACAAAGCAGCCAACCACAAATCTAAATTAGCTGCACAAATCAAAAAGTTAGCGTAA
- a CDS encoding helix-turn-helix domain-containing protein, with protein sequence MKVQDTIRTMREMNQLTQEELAEKLNISVNAYSKIERGITKLSLDKLERIAQIFNINVSELYSAKEKGLFYLFSDNNNYYNGSEVVVEENEKLKVELKYKNEIIDNLRSENLLLKQMVEMLKEKS encoded by the coding sequence ATGAAAGTTCAAGATACTATTCGTACTATGCGAGAAATGAATCAACTAACTCAGGAAGAATTAGCAGAAAAACTAAATATTTCAGTAAATGCTTATTCAAAAATCGAGAGAGGTATTACTAAATTGAGTTTAGATAAGTTAGAGCGTATTGCTCAAATTTTTAATATCAATGTGTCCGAACTTTATTCTGCAAAAGAAAAAGGGTTGTTTTATCTCTTTAGTGATAATAATAACTACTATAATGGTTCAGAAGTGGTAGTTGAGGAAAATGAAAAATTGAAAGTTGAGTTAAAGTATAAAAATGAGATTATTGACAATTTACGTAGTGAAAATCTTCTTCTGAAACAAATGGTAGAAATGCTCAAAGAAAAATCATAA
- the rapA gene encoding RNA polymerase-associated protein RapA, with protein MPFALGQRWLSESENNLGLGVVTAFDARTVSLHFPAADESRIYSIAQAPLTRIQFNKGETLTHKAGWQGKIIDIQSLRNLNCYLVENPQGEQVVVQESDISPLVSFSSAKDRLFSAQLDRSHHFALRYRTLRHQQAQFQSPLRGLRGIRAGLIPHQLHIAAEVGKRVNPRVLLADEVGLGKTIEAGMILQNQLFAEKVQRALILVPENLQHQWLVEMLRRFNLHFSLFDEERCADFVTTGENPFASESLIICALDWLVNSPKRAEQALAAGFDCLIVDEAHHLVWHEDAPSHTYLLVEQLAQAIPSVLLLTATPEQLGQESHFARLRLLDPERFFDYAVFQKEQKNYQPVANAVQSLLADKSLSAVEKNHISDLLNEQDVEPLFRAIDSHNDEEQQSARQELIQSLIDRHGTGRILFRNTRQGVKGFPHRIYHQITLTAESESQVQDDKMQWLLNFLKMQRDEKIFVICQSAQTAIRLEQLLREKEAIRAAVFHEKMSIIERDRAAAYFADMAQGAQVLLSSGIGSEGRNFQFANTLVLFDLPHNPDLLEQCIGRLDRIGQARDVQIYVPCMENSADYALARWYHEGLNAFEQTCPMGMTLFEHFSEPLQKVRSNSTALSDMDKLITETKKAREKLKRELEQGRDRLLELNSNGGEQAQQLAQEIAAQDNEVELVNFTLDLFDIIGVEQDDLGENSLVITPTGTMLVPDFPGLKEEGVTVTFDRNLALAREELEFLTWDHPMIRQGIDLIASGDIGKAAMALLINKQLPAGTLLLEAVYVIETQSPKGLQLNRFLPPTPIRLLLDSKGNNIAEQVAFETLQNKLKPLGKDVANKMIKMARPTLEQLLVMGEEKVQSLAQTAISEAKRSADYALTAELNRLQALQAVNKNIRQSEIDILEAQRLQSLQELAKATWRLDSLRVIITNKE; from the coding sequence ATGCCTTTTGCCCTTGGTCAGCGTTGGTTAAGTGAAAGTGAAAATAATCTTGGATTAGGTGTAGTTACCGCTTTTGATGCCCGCACGGTGAGTCTCCACTTCCCTGCGGCGGATGAAAGCCGTATTTATTCGATAGCGCAAGCGCCACTTACCCGCATTCAATTTAACAAAGGCGAAACGCTAACACATAAAGCTGGTTGGCAAGGGAAAATCATTGATATTCAGTCCCTAAGAAATCTAAATTGTTACTTGGTAGAAAATCCGCAAGGCGAGCAGGTAGTTGTGCAAGAAAGCGATATTTCCCCTCTCGTCTCTTTCAGCTCGGCAAAAGATCGTCTTTTTTCCGCACAATTGGATCGCAGCCATCATTTTGCATTACGTTATCGCACGCTGAGACATCAACAAGCACAATTTCAATCACCACTCCGTGGGTTACGCGGTATTCGCGCGGGTTTAATTCCTCATCAATTGCATATTGCCGCCGAAGTAGGTAAGCGTGTGAATCCCCGCGTGCTACTTGCCGATGAAGTGGGATTAGGAAAAACCATTGAAGCCGGAATGATTCTACAAAATCAATTGTTCGCCGAAAAAGTGCAACGCGCCCTTATTCTCGTACCGGAAAACTTGCAACATCAATGGTTAGTTGAAATGCTACGCCGCTTTAACTTACATTTTTCATTATTTGATGAAGAGCGTTGTGCCGATTTCGTTACCACGGGAGAAAACCCCTTTGCTTCGGAATCCTTGATAATTTGTGCGTTAGATTGGTTGGTCAATTCCCCAAAACGTGCCGAACAAGCCCTCGCCGCCGGTTTTGATTGTTTAATTGTCGATGAAGCCCATCATCTTGTTTGGCACGAAGATGCACCGAGTCACACTTATTTATTGGTAGAACAACTCGCACAGGCTATTCCTTCCGTATTATTACTCACCGCGACTCCTGAACAATTGGGGCAAGAAAGCCACTTCGCCCGCTTGCGATTGCTCGATCCCGAACGTTTCTTCGATTATGCCGTATTCCAAAAAGAGCAAAAAAATTATCAACCTGTCGCAAATGCGGTGCAATCATTGCTGGCGGATAAATCGCTAAGTGCGGTTGAAAAAAACCATATTTCCGATTTGTTAAATGAACAAGATGTAGAGCCGCTGTTCCGCGCCATTGATTCCCATAATGACGAAGAGCAGCAATCTGCCCGTCAGGAACTCATTCAAAGCCTTATCGATCGTCACGGTACCGGTCGCATACTGTTCCGCAATACCCGTCAAGGGGTAAAAGGTTTTCCACATCGTATTTATCATCAAATTACGCTCACCGCGGAAAGCGAAAGCCAAGTTCAAGATGATAAAATGCAATGGCTTTTGAATTTCCTTAAAATGCAACGCGATGAAAAAATTTTCGTCATTTGCCAAAGCGCACAAACGGCAATCCGCTTAGAACAACTTCTGCGTGAAAAAGAAGCGATTCGTGCGGCAGTATTCCATGAAAAAATGTCTATTATCGAACGTGATCGTGCCGCCGCCTACTTTGCCGATATGGCGCAAGGGGCGCAGGTGTTATTGAGTTCCGGTATCGGTTCGGAGGGGCGTAATTTTCAATTCGCCAATACGTTGGTACTATTTGATTTACCGCACAACCCTGATTTATTAGAACAATGTATCGGGCGTTTGGATCGTATCGGTCAAGCCCGTGACGTACAAATTTACGTTCCTTGTATGGAAAACTCTGCCGATTATGCGCTGGCGCGGTGGTATCACGAAGGCTTGAATGCCTTTGAACAAACCTGTCCAATGGGTATGACGCTGTTTGAACATTTTTCCGAACCGCTACAAAAAGTGCGGTCAAATTCAACCGCACTTTCGGATATGGATAAACTCATTACCGAAACGAAAAAAGCACGGGAAAAATTAAAACGAGAACTGGAACAAGGACGTGATCGGTTGTTGGAACTCAATTCCAACGGTGGCGAACAGGCGCAACAATTAGCGCAAGAAATTGCGGCACAAGATAACGAAGTCGAATTAGTGAATTTTACGCTGGATTTATTCGACATTATCGGTGTAGAACAAGATGATCTCGGTGAAAATAGCCTCGTTATCACACCTACCGGCACAATGCTTGTACCGGATTTTCCGGGGCTGAAGGAAGAGGGGGTTACGGTAACCTTTGATCGCAATCTCGCCCTTGCACGTGAGGAATTAGAATTTTTAACTTGGGATCACCCGATGATCCGTCAAGGCATTGATCTTATTGCTTCAGGCGATATCGGCAAAGCGGCAATGGCATTACTCATCAACAAGCAATTACCGGCTGGTACTTTGTTATTAGAAGCGGTTTATGTAATAGAAACCCAATCACCGAAAGGATTACAGCTAAATCGTTTCTTACCGCCAACCCCGATTCGCCTATTACTTGATAGCAAAGGCAACAATATTGCCGAACAGGTCGCTTTTGAAACCTTACAAAATAAACTCAAACCGCTCGGCAAAGATGTGGCAAATAAAATGATCAAAATGGCCCGTCCAACCTTGGAACAATTACTGGTGATGGGAGAAGAGAAAGTGCAATCTCTCGCACAAACCGCAATTTCCGAAGCAAAACGTTCTGCCGATTACGCATTGACTGCCGAGCTCAACCGGCTACAAGCCTTACAAGCCGTTAATAAAAACATTCGTCAAAGCGAAATTGATATTTTGGAAGCGCAACGCCTGCAATCCTTGCAGGAACTTGCCAAAGCCACATGGCGATTGGATAGCCTACGCGTCATTATCACCAATAAGGAATAA
- the pnuC gene encoding nicotinamide riboside transporter PnuC, protein MDWSERFKREFLSGWKPFEIIWLAVFIIAQIWVYTQTPDSWLAMISGISGILCVVFVSKGKISNYFFGLIFAYTYFYVAWGANFLGEMNTVLYVYLPAQFIGYFMWKNNMQNDNGGESVMAKTLTLKGWGILLVTITVGTLLFVQALQAAGGSSTGLDGLTTVITVTAQLLMILRYREQWLLWIALNILSIALWAETPAMYLMYSAYLLNSIYGYYNWTKLSK, encoded by the coding sequence ATGGATTGGTCTGAACGTTTTAAACGCGAATTTCTGTCTGGCTGGAAACCTTTTGAGATCATTTGGCTTGCCGTGTTTATCATTGCGCAAATTTGGGTATATACACAAACACCGGATTCTTGGTTGGCGATGATTTCCGGTATTTCCGGCATTTTGTGCGTAGTGTTTGTGAGTAAAGGAAAAATCAGTAACTATTTCTTCGGCTTAATTTTTGCTTATACCTACTTTTACGTTGCTTGGGGAGCAAATTTCTTAGGCGAAATGAATACCGTGCTTTATGTGTATTTGCCGGCGCAGTTTATCGGTTATTTTATGTGGAAAAATAATATGCAAAATGATAATGGCGGCGAAAGTGTAATGGCAAAGACCTTAACGCTAAAAGGCTGGGGGATTTTACTGGTGACGATAACCGTCGGCACATTGCTATTCGTACAAGCCTTGCAAGCCGCAGGTGGAAGTTCAACAGGGTTGGACGGCTTAACTACCGTGATAACGGTGACTGCACAATTGTTGATGATATTGCGTTATCGTGAACAATGGTTACTATGGATCGCATTAAACATTCTTTCCATAGCACTTTGGGCTGAAACACCGGCAATGTATTTAATGTATTCCGCCTATTTGCTGAACTCTATTTATGGTTATTACAACTGGACGAAGTTGTCAAAATAG
- a CDS encoding tRNA1(Val) (adenine(37)-N6)-methyltransferase produces MNGFTFKQFHINQQQCAMKVGTDGILLGAWAGVSKCKKILDMGCGTGLLALMLAQRSTPDCHIYAVELDTLAAQQAQENIDCSPWQARIKLIQDDVLHFLRTTQETFDLIVANPPYFEQGFACKNEERELARYTQQSHSEWLHCAESQLSEQGKISFVLPYEAAKKLEKSTALYCIKKTEIITKIGKPPQRILITFAKQPCLFEQDQLIIYDENNRYTAEFIELTKDFYLKF; encoded by the coding sequence ATGAACGGTTTCACCTTTAAACAATTTCATATCAATCAACAACAATGTGCAATGAAAGTCGGCACAGACGGCATTTTGCTCGGCGCTTGGGCAGGTGTATCCAAGTGCAAAAAAATCTTAGATATGGGCTGTGGAACAGGATTATTGGCATTAATGTTAGCGCAACGCAGCACGCCCGATTGCCACATTTATGCCGTGGAATTGGATACGCTTGCCGCACAACAAGCGCAAGAAAATATTGATTGTTCACCTTGGCAAGCACGCATTAAATTGATTCAAGACGATGTCTTGCATTTTTTGCGAACAACTCAAGAAACTTTTGATCTCATCGTGGCAAATCCCCCTTATTTTGAACAAGGTTTCGCCTGTAAAAATGAAGAACGGGAACTGGCGCGTTACACGCAACAAAGTCATTCGGAATGGCTTCATTGTGCGGAATCTCAGTTATCGGAACAAGGCAAAATTAGTTTTGTATTGCCTTATGAGGCAGCAAAAAAACTTGAAAAATCGACCGCACTTTATTGCATAAAAAAAACGGAAATCATCACTAAAATCGGCAAACCACCGCAACGTATTCTTATCACCTTTGCCAAGCAGCCTTGCCTTTTCGAGCAGGATCAACTCATCATTTACGATGAAAACAACCGCTATACAGCAGAGTTTATCGAATTAACTAAAGATTTTTATCTAAAATTTTAA